The genomic stretch GACTTTAACAGTTCATATATGTGTTTAAGCAATATTTCTGCTCATGTTCAAAAACGTTCTGCACATTCAAATTATATCCCACATATCTGTGTTCTTTGCGATttcaataaagtcagaatattttaagaaaaatgttgtaaaaatgaggataaagtcatgcaattcgagaaaaaaagtcttaattttGGAAATAAAGTTAATTTAACTAAAGCTCAGTCATGATGACTGAAAGGCAGAATCTAATAGAGCAAAGGTGTGTGTATAAGGGAGGGGGAAGCAGAGACATTGACACTGAGCTGCAGGTCAGAGGAAAGACGTCACACTGCAGTGAACTTTGTACAAGTCAATGTAACTGTAACACCCTATGGAAATGATAAAACGTGCACGTATGACTTATATAGCAACCTTGTAATATTATGgcttaattgtgtgtgtgtctgtgtgtgtgtgtatacatacatacacacgtagacatacatatattatatatataatatataaattatatatatataatgtatatttatattatatatatatatacagacatacacacacaattatgtcataatattatatatatacaatgtatataatgtacacaaacacgcacaatTAAGTGATCTTATATCTCAGGTAAAAAATTTATTAAGGTTTCACAAATCTGAAACTGTGTATTAAAGAATATTTAGCCTCTCTGGGATAATCTCGTCCAGATTTGACAAGTCTAAGTGTAGTGGTTTTTGAGCTGGACCTGGTCCAATGTGGTctagatgtaaaaaaacaaaccaaaaaaaagcattgaaatctccttttttttatttccacaaATAGAATCAAGTTTTCACGAATTTGAAAGTGGGTTTCAGACAGCGTTTTATGCTTCACCTTAAATGTCTAACACGCTTTCACAACAGtaacaggtgcaacaaaacGGATGAGGTTTGTTTTAGGGTTTtaggtgtctctgtgtgtgtgtgcgtgtgtgtgtgtgtgtgtgtgcaagaacTCTTAAATAAAAGTCTTCCACACAAGTCAGAGCAGCAAACACCTATCGAGAAATATCACTATATCAAACTGAAGTTGTTATAAAAACTCTACATGCTCAGATTTTAAGTATGGACACAAAACAGAACATAGTTTAAACTCACCTTTTGTTCCATGTCTCTTGAGCTCTGCCTGGTCTGTGTGGATGAGGCTGCTTTGTCCTCACTCTATATATAGAGACCTGATTCTGGGTCTGCCTCTCACAAACCCCTCCCTCCTGCTCTTAACAGATCTGATGTGGTGTGATAGGGTTACGGAGCTGAGAAACTCTGTATGCACATGACTTGTAAATCAGTGATGAgaaacgtgaaagtgaaagtaagaCTGCCTCAACTCATGATTTACCCGAAACCACGTGACTTCAGGGAAAGTGGTGTATAGGTTCATGGTGGAAATGTTAAAGCTCAAACAACTGTCAACACTGAACACAACTAAATGTAGTAGCCTCTCTAACAATGTATGTTTATTCACAGCTCTATGGAGCTGAGAAACTCTGCATGCACATTACATGTAAATCAGCAGTGGTGTCAATGCCATTTACTCAAGTagtttacttaagtacaagtttgaagtacttgtactttacttgagtatttccattttatgttactttatacttttactccactacatctcagaagcaaatattttactttttactctactacaCTTATTTGACagtattaattacattttattaaatactATGAAGATTCAGATTctcaatacaaataataaaccaGCTAATACATTTTGATGTATTATTGAGTAATTattaagtatataaagtagctccacatttaccagctgcaacattaaactatcaataaatacaatccaataatataacatatattattctgcatgatgaggacttttactttcggtactttaagtatattttgatgctaatacttttgtacttttacttaagtaacatttagaatgcaggacttttacttgtaactgagTATTTTTATGCTGTGGTAAAGatcggagtacttcttccaccactgtcaaTCAGTGATGACaagagtaaaagtgaaagtaagacAGCTACATCAGTATAATTCGTTTTGTGATTATTGATTTAGCTGCCTTACTttgtgtgaaagtgaaagcaagAGAGCTCTATTTCCCCTAAACCTTGTGacttggaggaaaacaacaatgACCATTAGAGGTCACTCTACTCAAACACTGCCAAGCACATACTGCTGTCAACGCTGAACACTTGCTATTTGCAGAGCAAGAGCTACAACAACAGTTcacgtttgtttttttagaaaggCATAAAGTATTTACCAAAGTTAGTCCAGAAAAGGACAGAGACATTGATTCAGTCTCaagttttatgttttaatttaaacTGCTCCTGATGATAgttttttcaaaaacaaaacaacaacaaataatgactgtaataaataaaaacaaataaatataaataaatataaataaatataaaaaaacagaaatggttGTATAATAACTTTGTGTACACAAAGAAATGGTAGTTAAAGTTGTATTCAATAAAGACTCATAATAACAAGGTTAAGATGGGCTCAGACTACAGGAGTTTCAAGCTTCTCCTGTAGTCTGAATAATGATTCTTACATCCCACAGGAGATGTAAGACAAGGGGAGTAAAGAAGGATGGTTTAGTCAGTTTGAGGAGCACTGGACAGCTGGAGGTAATACAATCTGCCTCTGCTTTTGAGAGGGAAAGTGTAGGAGACGAGACACCaaaaatagccagcagggggcatgaatgaagtgttctACCGAGACAGGAGAATTTGCTGCATGACCAGAACATGTGAGCATGACTGGCTGGCTGCGGTTGATTTTCAGTGGTTGCATGCAGAGCTCACCTCAAAAAAGAGTTTTGACAGTTTTTGATTTGTCCAGTGACTACAGTGCAGTGTTTTATATTGCATAAAACATTGTTGGATGCAAATAGAATAAGTGTGGACTCTTTCTAAAATATGGTATACAGACTTGCATTCATttagctcctttctagtcttccgaccactcaaagtgctttacactacatgtcagcattcacccattcacacacacattcatacactgatgccagaggctgccatgcaaggtgccaacctgcccatcaggatctaatctgaaTAAAGTAGAATGCTAAAGACTATCTGAAATGTTTCCCAGTCAGCTTTAAAAGACATAAGACTGAAATGTAGCTTCTGTATAGGCTTATTACATATGATAGAAATTATGCCTTTAAAAGATGAAGTGTGCTCTAAAATACAATCGCAGAGGATACAGCAGGGACCTGAAGGAGCATTTTGTGCACAAATTCTCAAATTTGTAAGTAGCGAAAGAAATAGTTTTTAGATCATTTAAATTTTTCACAGAGAtcgcaaaataaaaaaaatttcatcGGAATGGAGATCAGCAAATGACTTAAAGGCCATGTTGTGCCAGTCAACAAAGGTGTTGTCCAGCAGAGAGGGTTTAAATCagggatttgaatgaattgGAGATTTTAAGGAGAAAAGAGTCCAGCCAAAGTGATGTCTAACCTGTAACCAGATTTTGATACATGAAAGGGACTCAAGTGTGTACCAAGATAGTGTATCTGCTCCTGGGTCCTCGTAGAGCCGGTGCAGAATTGGTCTTCTGTTAGCAGCCAGTAATACACCAAAAGGTTTGGAGCTGACATCCctcctgcctttttttttaatattggaGTGTTTTCATTGATAGTCAAAGCGACTTATGGATGAAATAATATTgcttcatttattttacattgaaAGGATATTATTGTGTCTTCTATTAATGGAATACTCATTCCCCTGCTATTTGCTTATCAGCCAGACAAAGGCGTGGAGGACACTAAACTTTTTACACTGGACACTGTGTATAAGCTCCTAGAAAAACCTGGAGCTCATGCAAGACTTTTATTTGCAGACTTTTCCTCTGCTTTTAACAAAATGCAGCCTCACATCTTGAATGAGAGACTTGCCTCTTATTTTAATCTCCCAGACCGGCTTCTCATGCTGATTCTAAATGTTCTTACTGTGAAGGTCCAGCAGGTTTTCGTGAATGGACAAATGTCCAAAATATCCGTATAAAACACAGGTTCACCTCAGGGTGGTGTGTTGTCACCCCTCCTATTTATCATGTACACCGACGGCTGCAGGTCTTCTCAGGAGAACAGGCTTCTTGTTAAGTTTTCTGATGACACTGTCCTCTTATCTTTACTTCAAGGCTCAGAGTCCGATCATGGTCCTGCATTACCTGAGATTGTTAAATGGTGCGATGATAATTATCTTCACTTCAATGTTTccaaaacaaaggaaatgaTCATTGACTTCAGACACAATACTGAACACAAAGTTAGTCTCATACACGGTGAAGATGTTCAGATTGAGGAGTCGTATAAATACCTTGGAACTGTGTTTGATTGTAAACTTAGGCTTCATATTAATACGGAGTCTATCGTCAAACGAGGTCAACAGAGAATCTATTTGTTGAGGAAGCTGAACTCTTTTAATGTCAGTGAGAGGATCTTAAGTAacttttattgttcttttaTCGAAAGTCTTTtaaccttttcttttatttgttggttCAGTGGCTTAACCATTAAGGACAAGAACAGCCTGTAAAGCATTGTTAAGGTTTGCTCCAAGATTACTGGAGTCAAACAAAGAGACCTGTGTTCCCTCTGGGAGAATCAGGTAGTAAAGAAGGCAAAGAATATTATCAGCCAACCTCTTCATGTTCTGTCTCCTGACTTCTCATTGATGCCTTCAGGCTGCCGTTATCAGGCACCTCTGAGGAGAACTAACCGTTACTTCaactcttttattccttctgctATCAGGTTATTAAACTCAGACGGTAGTCATTTCATGTGAGATTTTTAATGGCAGTTCCCTTACATGATAAATCATGTAACAATGtctattatctatttgttttctctttttattattatattttattaacttatCTGCTGTCCTTCACCGACCTCTCTTTGTCAGTTTTATTGATGTGTGCTTGACATAACCTTTTGGATGTTGTCCGTGTGTTTATGATGGGTAAGCTGTAAATGAATTGCccttcttgggatcaataaaaatgtctgaatctgaatctgaatagaTAAGTACATTTCAGGAGGATATTCATCTGTATGGAATTAATACGACCTGCAACTGACAGTGGTAGACCTAATGACATCCAGCGGTTTAGACTGCACCTCACCTGGTCCATAAGAGTAAGAGAGTTAGCTGCAAAGAGATTAGAACATGTAttagttacattaatgcctagtAAGTAAATAGGTGAGTCATTTTTAGAGGAAGTGAGGCAGAGGGATATTTACGTGCTGCCTCATTGATCGGAAATAATTCACTTTTCtgcaaatttaatttatatagctTGTTGGgacggaggctaaataacgctgcaaattTAGGCTGAATTTTGgcaagggaaaactggcatggccattttcaaagggtaccttgacctctgaccttaagatatctGAAGGAAAAttgattctatgggtacccacgagtctcccctttacagacatgccatgaTTATGCTAATCCCATTCAGCttttatcataatgttctaagcccttagaaattttcacaatttatttgaatcaattcattaattcatgtttatttctgatttatgactagcaAAACTTGATACACAGTGCTgggctgcatctcaaattaatcttcagttagctttcagatgatgacaaccacttttatgtgacatctactgctgacctgctatctccccctaaagaccccctacccttaccctgatattcttaccctaacccttaccgatctcactcctcatgcctaagcctaaccaacccaaccactGAAGGCATCGAGTACTAGTGAGATTTTCTGTCTGTTATCGGATATTGTTAGCGCGATATCTCAAAAAGGTATAGACAGGTGTTAACATGGGCCAGGGATGATGCTGAGGGAACATGGAGATGAGGAAACATAGAGCCTAATTTGGATGGGAAAAAATTCATAggtgctgagggaacataggtcTGACCCTCATTGGTTCCAGACCAATCATAGCTTACCAtcttctttcctttgttttacaaagGAGCTCTATTTCCCCTAAACCTTGTGacttggaggaaaacaacaattGTTCCTCCTTGCAGCACCAACAGCATCATTCTTCTTTTGCTTAGCCATATTTACAGTCGTGCATGGAGGAGCCTCTGTGCTCCTATTGGTCAACATTTGGAACATGAATGTGAAAGgatattaagaataaaaaggATGAATTAACTATGACTAAAACTAACATGAACTTTTGATCACaggactaagactaaatctaaaaatacttgacaaaattaacattatttgtgattttgggttacataaataaaatgcacTTGATTTAGTATGTGGCAGATCTTAGACATATTTTGAGATTGGGTCAAGAGAACATCTGGTCTTCTCATAATGCTCATTAATGACAGACGAGGCATGAACTCCATTGACTGATTtattacagaaaaagaaaatatcccaTTTTTTTCAATAAAGACAGATATTTCTGTTAGTAATTATGAAtatcaatatactgtagcaATGACAAGAGtctaataaatcaaacaacaaaatcaattcCAATATTGGCAGTAGTAAAAAGTAACTGTAATAAGATCATTTAAAAAGAGATAATATAAGTAATAAGTATAAAAATTGTTGAATACGCCAAGAAATTCAGAAAGATAAAGCATTGTTCATCAaattattgaagaaaaaaaacatacaaaatagtacgatgaaaatgtttgtgtaaaaatgATTTTCAGATGAGTTGCACAACAAATATCTAAATggttaacaataaaaaaaatccattctttcattttttacaTAATGTCAATTTTTCACAACAGTGGAGTTACTCGTGTAACTCAACAAGTCTCAAATACAAGTTTCATGCATCTTCATAATCAACATTTCATTAATTCAATGTCAGGACATCCACCTTATAACTAATTCTTAATCTATTGAAACATTCTTTCAAAACCCTTCAAAAGATagtttacaaaaaatacattacagAGATATTTATATACAACTTTAATCAAAACTACAAAACTTGTGTTGACTGTTATGATGCATTTTAATGAGATCTgtattatagaaaaaaaaagtgaaaattaaaattaCAACCAATTATGGCTGCCATTTCTTATTCTGAATGAATTAAACTATGTACACGTCTGTCAACATGCCTCAGCTTAACATCCTACATCTTTATTTGCTCTTTAGACTGTGAGAAGAACATTTCATGCATCTTGTATTAAAAATACACATCTTTGGATTAATGAAGAATATACTTCTCACAACTCATTTTGCATCTTGATCAACTTTTTTTAGAAAAGCAAAGAACTTACAGTTTCATGTCATTTCTGTTTGATGagattttcaaataaaagtataaacgtaaaaacaaaagtcaaatcaTATCTTACATTCCCGTTTTTAGAGGAATGAAAATGTCTCCATAATATCTGAAAACCTAGAAACTTCTTCATTccttcttttaaaaaatgtcctttaaatattcaaagaaaaaaacaatcatgCATCTTAATCatcttgtaaaataataataaaaagaatatttcTAATTAAACAAAAACCTTTGATGAATTCTGATCGTTCTCATACTTTTTACAGTCATCGTTTAATGGCTAACAGACACGTCATTTGTAATTACACATGTTCTCCTTTGCTTTAGGACATTTTCAGGAATGATTACTACTTAATGTTTTACTGCAACTCAATCTCTCTatacataaaataattaaaatactaTTGATTAAATTATAAACAGGTactgtttcagtcatttttgaaAGGATTCATCCTCATCATTGATATTGTTGCACTCCttcaatcaaatcaaaaatGATTTCTTTTGAACAGTTAAAGACACTTTGGGCTTCTGTCACTTTGAGTAGAGCTTGGTTGTTTCTGGTTCACTCACAGGTTGTACATTTCATCCAGACTATCAATAGCTTCCTGTTTACTGTGGTCTCTCCACTCACTGGGAATTTCCCCTCTGCCCTGGAATTTTAATCCATAATGGTCTTCCAGTTGTTCTTCAAATAGACATACAAACCATTTCCAGTATGTCAGCTTTGATGCATCAGGAGTAATCTCCCATGTAGCATACTCCTCTCCAGCAGTTTGATACAGTTTAAAAGGAATGGTGTCATGTGAATCATGACGCGGATAGAAACTTCCATCACTTGCAACTGATGTTGTGCAGAAATCAATGAACAGTTCCGCTGTGCCTCTAGTGTGCCATCCCTTGATCCCAGCAGGGCGATGAAATGGGACATTGTGTTTGTCAGGACTGTGATCTTCCAGTGTGTTGATACAAACAGCTGCACAGAATGGACACTTTACCCAGCAGCAGTTACACAGCTGATCAATGAGGATTTCATCAGGCTTCATCCTGAATTCCTTCATCTTATCCAATGAGAGGCAGCTCATCTTCTTTATGACCGATTTAAGACCTTTCTCTATCTCTTCTTTGAGAAAGTCAAATCTGTTTATGTCACTGAAGTTTTCATAACAGATGGTTTTGAATGTTAACTTATCTTTTAGCAAACTGGAAAATTCCTCCATCCACATGTCCAGGTCTCCTCTCTGAGTTTTGACTTTCTCTGTTGCATCAAATAAAGCTTGACTCACAAGATTTTTGATGTCTTCAACATTTTTCTTGAGTATGTTCTGGGCTTTATTTTTGTTGTCTGTGAAGATGTATTTCTGTACTTCCTCCTTTATGAAAGTCTCAACTTGTCTCCTTGGGTGTTGGATGTAGGTGATAAAACCATCAAACTCCTCTTTCTCTGCGAGCGACTTCAACATGTGTTTCTCCAGGTTCAGCCTGTTCCCACTGAATGCTGGGAAACTGCACCTCATCTCTCCAGCGAGATCAATGGCAGTCTTGTTACAGACGGCCTCAACAGAGGAACTCTTCAGTTTCTCACAGATCAGTTCTCCAAGCACAACAGCAGACGAGTTTCCTTTGCAGAAGCTTCTGAAGATGTTGTAATATTGCATTTTCTTGCTTTCTACATAAGCGAGTGCATCGTTGTTCCCTTTGAATTTCTTGTGGGACTCTGAAAGCCATCCCCCTGCTCTgtgaaacacatacagtatgagatcAACTGTAAACTCCTTCTTCAGAGCATATTTCCTCTTTGATTCAAATTCTGTCACCTTTTCTTTCACATGGTTGGCCACTTCCTGCAAGAAAGTTGATTTGTAGCCTCTTGTAGCTACAGGTTTGCTCTTGATTTCATCAAGGGACTGTTTTTCAACATCATCAATGAAGGATCTGATCAGTTGTTGTTCTTCAGACTGAAAATACCCCTTAAAGGTATATTTTGCTTTCGTCACGGTTTCTGAAACACGGTCAAAGAAACCTTTTTCTGTGTTACTCAGATCTTGGTGCTTGGTGAGAGATACATAATGAACGTAATCTCCAACCtctgatatttttttgaatCTGCCACTGCTTTCACATTCAGCTATGAGAGGCCATTCAAACCCAAGCTCCTGAAGGATAGTTGACTGATCTTTTTCATAGTTGATGTCCTCAATAGGTTTTATACCTGCAGTTAGTTCATGAACCAAGCCACTCCAAACAGAGTTGAAGTGCTTTTTAAGTTCCTCTTCATCTTTTGCCTTGTCCTTTAACCGATGAGCGAGCTCTTTGCTCTTTTGTAGCAGCTTGTTCTCAAACTCTTTCTTCTTATCATCTAGCTTTTTACAAGCATTCTTCTGCTGGATAACTTCATCCAGTCTTCTTTTAACTGCTCTCACTTGCTCATCATGAAACTCCTTGATTTTGCTTTCGAATCGTCCTCGCCACTGAACCAAcatttctttgtctctgtcatCATCAAAGTATGTTGTCATTGCTTTTGTGATTTCTCCATAGGTTTTGTTCATTTCTTTATGGAGATGATTGAGCTCGACTTTGTCAAGTTTTCCATTTTCAATTTGGGTATGAAGCCCATTCTCAATGGtcaacatgttgctcctcagGTCCCAGGTCCAGTTCCCATACTGGATCTCAAGTTTTCTGTATACTGCAATTTCAAGTGTGTTtttgaaactgaaaacaaagtGTTCGTTCATCAGGGCTTTCCACAGGTCCTGGATTTTGCTTTTGAACTGTGAGAGAGTAATCCCAGCAGACTGGGAAGCTTTAGAGAGGATGAGGGTCTTCAGCTCTTGGACGCTCTCACTATAACCTGGATTTGGAGGAGCCATAGGTGGACTTCCCTCCCATAGCTGGGCAAAGTATTTCACATCTTTCTGCACATCAAATGCAATGACGTCACTGAAGCACCCAGCATCACAATCCTCCTCTTTGGCTGCTAGTGAGGCCATCTTGTCCAGTTTTTCttgcagacgtctctttccatccatgtttttctctgcagctgCAATATCTGTAACATTCTGGTGAACGAACACACAACTTGGAGAAAGTTTAATTTTCTTCATCCTCATGAAAGCCTGAACAACAATCTGCAGAACATCTTGCATCTCAGCTGGATTCTCTCCAAAGATGTTGATCAGTGTCATGTTTCCCAGACCAACAACAAATGTTGCCAGTTCATTGTCGTGCTGAAGAGTGGCGTTACCTTCCAACTCAAGAGCACGCAGTCCTTCCGTGTCCACCACTAGGATGTAGTCAAACTGAAAGTCTTCTTTGATCTCCTCTGACACTTTGACCAGCTGCATGAAGGCCCCCTTGGTGCACCTGCCAGCACTCACTGCAAACTGTAACCCAAACATGGCATTCAGCATTGTTGATTTTCCACTGCTCTGTACGcccaaaactgacaaaacaaaaactctctTGTCGCCTAGTTTCTTGATGACTTCATCTAAAAGTCTAGAGATCCATGTTAAAGGTACATGACCTGCATCACCATCCATCAGCTCCATTGGGTGTCCTGATATCATCAACTCTGCAGCCAGCTCCCGGTATTTAGACCAGTCAGTCTGTACCCTCTTTGTTCGTTTCTGCAGAGATGCATGGGCTTCATAGATCTGTCCCATTTCTCTAAAGATGTGCTCCAAGCCAAAAGTTGctgactgtagttttgttgataTTTCATCAAGCTCaatttgctttctttttaaCAGATCAGATTTGTCATGCTTCTTCTTCAAAGCCAAGACTTCAGTCCACTTTTCATCATAGTTTTGGAGAATTGAAGAGAGATCGTCTGTGGAGAGGGCATCTATTAAGATCTGAGTCCATTTCAAGAAATAGACTTTGTCTGTTGATGGCAAAGATGAGAGGCTTTTAATGAACAACTTCATCAGTTTACTGCCGGAAgcagtgtgttgtttttgtcgtATTTGCTTTAATTTATGTCGCTTTTCACATTTCTCCGTCTCAATGTGTCCTTTCAGGTGATAcagttctttgtttattttgcacCACTCATGCCACAGTTGGCCTTGACAAGGCAGAAATGTATCTTTGATCTTTGACACATCCATCCCCTGAAGCAAGTTTACTACTTTCATAGCAGCAGATTTTCCTTTTCGGCAgacttcatcatcttcatccacTCTGATTCCAGTGACTTCAGCCATGGTTTCAAGCTGGAAGGATGCATGTGGTCCAGACAAAATGTTtccaatgatttttttcagttcttCAGAAACATCCGAATGGCTTCTGTCCTTCAGACCCACTttgtattttcccttttttgtctCAACAGCACCACAATCATTATCAGCAATGAGAATAATGAGAGGCTTCGGAGACTTGTAAAGGGCTGAGATAACTGCAGTACCTTTATCATCTTTTTCGAGAGTTGGAACAAGAACAACATTGACTGAAGATCTGTCAGTCAGTATGTCACGCTGTTTTTCAATGGACAGAGCATCACCATGAAGATTACAGAAGGCAATGCAGTCAGTGAAGGCATCATTGGGTTTTCCAGCAGGGCAGTACC from Sebastes fasciatus isolate fSebFas1 chromosome 13, fSebFas1.pri, whole genome shotgun sequence encodes the following:
- the LOC141781524 gene encoding interferon-induced very large GTPase 1-like, which codes for MKVRCKKVIVLFLNLDLVQSAFFFHYAAVEDMEVDAAEIKCDPVRGPGDDEHSKNDDNTGGESEITSVSSANNEKGDELEESAAETEVKCDQVNEPGDEIKPVQSATTEKGALDTSGNKDKCDAVNGPGDDEHSKNDDNTGGESEIPSVSSANNEKGDELEESAAETEVKCDQVNEPGDEIKPVQSATTEKGTLDMDTSGNKDKCDPVRGPGDDEHSKNDDNTGGESEITSVSSANNEKGDELEESAAETECDPVNSAELSDKDEDNTRVGGESEIKSVLSSATNEKGEADGVKELSNESSSSMSERSMEESDAEKDTSSSSQTVSTVTKERDELEDSAAETEVKCDPVNEPGDVEHSKNDDDTTIGGESEIKPVQSATTEKGEADGVKELSNESSSNMSERSMEESDAEKDTSSSSQTVSTVTKERDELEKSSAETEVKCGPVNSAEHSDEDDDSTRVGGESEIKSVLSSATNEKGEADGVKELSNESSSNMSERSMEESDAEKDTSSSSQTVSTVTKERDELEESSAETEVKCGPVNSAEHSDEDDDSTRVGGESEIKSVLSSATNEKGEADGVKELSNESSSNMSERSMEESDAEKDTSSSSQTVSTVTKERDELEEIAAETECDPVNEPDDVEHSKNDDNKGGESEIKPVQSATTEKGNVLMNTTITRKKSRIELIQLMTFKIQSVEISEEINKKKQYQREAETLLGRLHLQDKQQQKLSPADFLKVGPPVKQDHDTSEKDLALTFLQRLMMLDYRARYIPVKQDSPEVSHSNPVPVFDTVDTDDDDLDALYSTSVEFDQSKLKTHVHPMDVQMAVFHCSDSFFKQNMITKLSQCQYALPLLVPDPVTMDIGCPLWTFRQIRKTWKISEIKDNSNIVTMKSMPICKAETPMVSFLRLGSLSLSKSQLMNSLINDRHNTFFHRNCPGSTKSRHLMDGVAEIAWYCPAGKPNDAFTDCIAFCNLHGDALSIEKQRDILTDRSSVNVVLVPTLEKDDKGTAVISALYKSPKPLIILIADNDCGAVETKKGKYKVGLKDRSHSDVSEELKKIIGNILSGPHASFQLETMAEVTGIRVDEDDEVCRKGKSAAMKVVNLLQGMDVSKIKDTFLPCQGQLWHEWCKINKELYHLKGHIETEKCEKRHKLKQIRQKQHTASGSKLMKLFIKSLSSLPSTDKVYFLKWTQILIDALSTDDLSSILQNYDEKWTEVLALKKKHDKSDLLKRKQIELDEISTKLQSATFGLEHIFREMGQIYEAHASLQKRTKRVQTDWSKYRELAAELMISGHPMELMDGDAGHVPLTWISRLLDEVIKKLGDKRVFVLSVLGVQSSGKSTMLNAMFGLQFAVSAGRCTKGAFMQLVKVSEEIKEDFQFDYILVVDTEGLRALELEGNATLQHDNELATFVVGLGNMTLINIFGENPAEMQDVLQIVVQAFMRMKKIKLSPSCVFVHQNVTDIAAAEKNMDGKRRLQEKLDKMASLAAKEEDCDAGCFSDVIAFDVQKDVKYFAQLWEGSPPMAPPNPGYSESVQELKTLILSKASQSAGITLSQFKSKIQDLWKALMNEHFVFSFKNTLEIAVYRKLEIQYGNWTWDLRSNMLTIENGLHTQIENGKLDKVELNHLHKEMNKTYGEITKAMTTYFDDDRDKEMLVQWRGRFESKIKEFHDEQVRAVKRRLDEVIQQKNACKKLDDKKKEFENKLLQKSKELAHRLKDKAKDEEELKKHFNSVWSGLVHELTAGIKPIEDINYEKDQSTILQELGFEWPLIAECESSGRFKKISEVGDYVHYVSLTKHQDLSNTEKGFFDRVSETVTKAKYTFKGYFQSEEQQLIRSFIDDVEKQSLDEIKSKPVATRGYKSTFLQEVANHVKEKVTEFESKRKYALKKEFTVDLILYVFHRAGGWLSESHKKFKGNNDALAYVESKKMQYYNIFRSFCKGNSSAVVLGELICEKLKSSSVEAVCNKTAIDLAGEMRCSFPAFSGNRLNLEKHMLKSLAEKEEFDGFITYIQHPRRQVETFIKEEVQKYIFTDNKNKAQNILKKNVEDIKNLVSQALFDATEKVKTQRGDLDMWMEEFSSLLKDKLTFKTICYENFSDINRFDFLKEEIEKGLKSVIKKMSCLSLDKMKEFRMKPDEILIDQLCNCCWVKCPFCAAVCINTLEDHSPDKHNVPFHRPAGIKGWHTRGTAELFIDFCTTSVASDGSFYPRHDSHDTIPFKLYQTAGEEYATWEITPDASKLTYWKWFVCLFEEQLEDHYGLKFQGRGEIPSEWRDHSKQEAIDSLDEMYNL